A window from Mesorhizobium sp. WSM2240 encodes these proteins:
- a CDS encoding LysR family transcriptional regulator codes for MKVDLSDLNAFVAVARARGFRDAARQSGASASGLSEAVRRLEAQLGIRLLHRTTRSVVPTEAGARLLEQLGPALREMESALDVVNGFRDRPAGTLRLNVPVSAARLVLPRIVPSFLAAYPDIRLEVITEESFVDVLAAGCDAGIRYEERLEQDMIAVPIGPRVQSFAAAASPAYLDRHGRPEHPRDLLDHACLRHRFPSGAMPPWEFEREGEQILIDPTGPLIVSAGGATDLAVDAAIAGLGIVAVFEDWLRPHFDSGALEPVLEPWWERFSGPFLYYPGRRLVPAPLRAFIDFIKASAGQPGRSMN; via the coding sequence ATGAAGGTGGATCTAAGCGATTTGAACGCTTTTGTGGCGGTGGCACGCGCCCGCGGTTTCCGCGACGCCGCGCGCCAAAGCGGCGCGAGCGCATCGGGCCTCAGCGAAGCGGTGCGGCGTCTGGAAGCCCAGCTCGGAATCAGGCTGCTGCACCGCACCACGCGCAGCGTCGTGCCGACCGAGGCCGGAGCGCGCCTCCTCGAACAGCTTGGTCCCGCATTGCGCGAAATGGAATCGGCGCTCGACGTGGTGAACGGCTTTCGTGACAGGCCGGCGGGCACGCTGAGGCTCAATGTGCCGGTCAGCGCGGCGCGGCTGGTGTTGCCACGCATAGTCCCTTCCTTCCTCGCCGCCTATCCCGACATCCGGCTGGAGGTGATCACGGAGGAAAGCTTTGTCGACGTGCTCGCGGCCGGGTGCGATGCCGGGATCCGCTACGAGGAGCGGCTGGAACAGGATATGATCGCGGTGCCGATCGGGCCGCGCGTGCAGAGCTTCGCCGCCGCGGCCTCTCCCGCCTATCTCGACCGGCACGGCCGGCCCGAGCACCCGCGCGATCTGCTCGACCATGCCTGCCTGCGTCACCGCTTTCCCAGCGGCGCGATGCCGCCATGGGAGTTCGAACGCGAAGGCGAGCAGATCCTGATCGATCCGACCGGCCCCTTGATCGTGTCGGCCGGTGGAGCAACCGACCTTGCCGTAGATGCAGCGATCGCCGGTCTCGGCATTGTCGCAGTATTTGAAGACTGGCTGCGGCCGCATTTCGACAGCGGCGCCCTCGAGCCCGTTCTGGAGCCCTGGTGGGAGCGCTTCTCGGGGCCGTTCCTCTATTACCCTGGGCGGCGCCTCGTGCCCGCCCCGCTGCGGGCGTTTATAGACTTTATTAAAGCATCGGCCGGCCAACCCGGACGTTCGATGAACTAG
- the rpmG gene encoding 50S ribosomal protein L33 has product MAKAANIKIKLLSTADTGFFYVTSKNSRTKTDKLSFRKYDPVAKKHVEFKETKIK; this is encoded by the coding sequence ATGGCCAAAGCCGCAAACATCAAGATCAAGCTTCTGTCGACCGCCGATACCGGCTTCTTCTACGTGACCAGCAAGAACAGCCGCACCAAGACGGACAAGCTGTCCTTCCGCAAGTACGATCCGGTCGCCAAGAAGCACGTCGAATTCAAGGAAACGAAGATCAAGTAA